A region from the Lycium barbarum isolate Lr01 chromosome 8, ASM1917538v2, whole genome shotgun sequence genome encodes:
- the LOC132606644 gene encoding basic leucine zipper 19-like, translating to MHNGELEFSNQEIVSSSNFGETPECSSTKRLFNEIFSEMHACIHTHPCNTPGPDNSHTHTCYHVQTMVVPPPSEDKILSDDTADSAAANKGKKRPLSNKEAVRRYREKNKAQVASLEDEVVRLRAINQQVLKRLQGQAFLEAEISRLKCLLVDIRGRIEGEIGSFPYQKPMEGADAYQNLVYPNLHGAYFTNPCNLHCDNEVYCVQPSSEELKWTRPQ from the coding sequence ATGCACAACGGGGAGCTCGAATTCTCTAACCAAGAAATTGTTTCAAGTTCTAATTTTGGTGAAACTCCAGAATGTAGTTCTACGAAAAGGCTTTTCAATGAAATTTTCTCGGAAATGCATGCTTGCATTCATACCCACCCTTGCAATACACCTGGCCCTGATAACTCACATACACATACTTGTTACCATGTTCAGACCATGGTTGTTCCTCCTCCAAGTGAGGATAAGATCCTCAGTGATGATACTGCAGATTCTGCAGCagcaaataaaggaaagaaacgCCCTTTGAGTAATAAGGAAGCAGTTCGCAGGTACCGTGAGAAAAATAAGGCTCAGGTTGCATCATTAGAGGATGAGGTAGTCAGATTGAGGGCTATAAATCAGCAAGTGTTGAAGAGGCTGCAGGGTCAAGCTTTCTTGGAAGCTGAAATTTCCAGGCTCAAGTGCTTGCTTGTGGACATCCGAGGAAGGATTGAAGGTGAAATTGGATCATTTCCATACCAGAAGCCAATGGAGGGTGCGGATGCATATCAGAACCTTGTGTATCCTAACCTCCATGGAGCTTATTTCACGAACCCTTGCAACCTACATTGTGATAATGAGGTTTATTGCGTCCAGCCGAGTTCGGAAGAGTTAAAATGGACAAGGCCTCAATAG